The genome window TCATCAGGATCTGTGAACGTCAGGGAGTCCCCGTCCTCGCCGACATGGCCTACATCGGCGCGGGCAAGTGGGTCACCACCCCCAAGCGCCGGCCGCCCCAAGGTGAACTCACCACGACCGAGCAGACGGTCAACCCGGCCTTGTCCGCCGCTCGCGTACCCGTCGAACGAGCAGTCGCCCGCCTGAAATCCTGGCGAATCTTCCGTCGCGCCCGCTGCAGCCCGAACCGCATGACGTCAATCGCCAAGGCCGTCCTCACTCTGGAGCGGCACCGTTGAAAACCCTCACCGACCAGTGCGGCGGCCCCAGCCTTCGGCGTTCCGAGCGTGATCGGCTGGTTCGGGCTCGGATGAGCATGAACTACGACTGAAGGCGGGGTGGAGGGGCGTGGGGCGGCAACACCGCTGCGTACGCCGATCCGTGCGAATCCCCGACCCCACGACCAGAAGCGGTCATCCGCCCTCACGATTCCGGCCCACGGCGTCGACGTCTCGCACCGACACGGAGCTGGTTCCGCGGCTCGCCGACGCGGACCGCTGGTGAGCAGCCGATGCCGAGTCAGGGTGAGGCCCTGCCATCGTGCGCCCACCGCACCGCGATCACCCGCTACAGCCCCGGCGTGACCACCTGTGTCGGGCCCGCCGGCGGCCCGGTCCGGCCGCACCCGGTCACGGTCGACGTCGTTCCCGTCCCCGAAGGCAGGACGGCGCCGAAGAACCCTACGCATCAGTGTGCTGGAGCCCCGCGAGGGCTACCGGGTCACCGGTCCGATCGCCATGGTGGTCGTCGACTGCGCGGATCCGCGGGCCATGGCCCGGTTCCGGGGTGGGGCGACGGACCGGGCCGTGCACGAGATGACCGACGATCAGGGCGTCCTGCGCCCTCCGCGGGGAGTCCGCCCCTACTGGGAGTTCCTCCGCACGCGCGCCGCGGCCCCCGTCCCGGACCGCGTCCGTCTCGGCCTGCTGCCGTACCCCGGTCACGACAAGACGGCGGGCGGAGGTGGCCCGGCCGCGCGCCCTCGGCGCCACCGGCCTCGACCCGGTCCTCGGCCGGGGTGACGTCCAGTGGACGTGCCCGGCCGGCCCGGAGGGCCACGGGTTCCGCGTCCTCGCGCCGCCCTGACACGGGAGCCGCGAACGTCCCGGATTCTCCGTCACCCCGGCACCTCGTGAGCCCTGACGGCTCACACGCCCTTTCCCTCCGGGAGGCCGTCCAGAAGGCCGGAGGCCCGGCCGTCGGTCGCCCTCCTGATGAGCTCCTCCATCACGGTGAGTGGCAGGGACGGGTTGGCGGCCGCGGCTTCCGCCACCGGGGCGGCGGGGTCGGAGAGCAGCTCGCCGACGACCTCCGGCAGGAGTGCCGGGTGGCGGGCGGCGAGCGGTGCGGCCCGCTCGTCCGTCAGGCAGGGCAGGAGCGCCGGGGCCGTCGCCCGGGGGTGCCGGGCGATCTCACGGAACGCCTTCCGCACCGGGGGCCGGTGCCGGGCCAGCTGCTCCAGCAGTGCCGGGGTGGCGTCCGGATTGGCCGCCACCCGGGCGACGACCTGGACCCCGAACCGATCGACCATGGCCCGCAGCCGCGCTTCGGCGAGGCCGGGGTGGGGCGCTATGGACTTGGCCACCTTCGCGTCCGGATCGTCGGCCAGCGCGTCCCGGACACCGGCCGGCAGATCACGCCGCTCGGCGAGCAGCATCCGGACGACGGCGTGCGGCGACCGTGCCAGTTCCTCGATCTCGGCGGTCGTGGCGGAGGCGATCCGCGGCAGGAGGGTGCCGCCGATCCTGGTGGTGGCGGCCAGCCGGGCGAGCACGTCGAGCGGCAGCCGGGGGTTGTGCGCGAGCGCGCGCCGGACCTCCGGGGAGGTGTCGTCGGCCAGCGTGTGGATCAGGGGGTCGTCGATCGCGGGGTTCTCCGCGAGGTCGGCGCGGACACCGGGTGTGGGGTCCGCGGCGAGCCGCGCGTACGTCTCCGGGGGCAGACCGGGGCGGGCCGCGAGCGCCCAGCGGAGGACCGTCGAGGGGTGGTCGGCGAAGCCCGCGACCGCCTCCGCCGGTGTGGCGGGGTTCTTGAGGGCGGCCCAGAGCGTGTCGAGCGCGGTGGATTCGTGGGAGCCGTCGCAGGAGGCGCCGGGCCGCAGATCGCAGTCGAGGCGGGAGCAGTCCGGGGAGTGCGTGAACGCCGGCTCGTCCCGGTCGCAGACCAGGCAGCTCCGCGCGGGCGGCAGCCCCTCACCGCCGACGAGCGCGGCCAGTGTGTCCGGTGGTGTCGCCTCGTTCACGGCCACCGCGCGGCGCACCTCGGCGTGGGGATGCCGCGCGAGCCGGGCGGCCGTATCCGGCGCGGTCCACAGGGCCAGCTCCGCGACGACCCGTACGTCCGGGTCCGCGGCCAGTGTCTCCACCACGTCCGGGGGCAGACCGGGGCAGGCGGCCAGCTTCTCCCGGTGCCGGACCACCGGGTCCGCCGCGAGGAGGCGGGCCCACTCGGGGTCGCCGGTGCCCTCGTCGAGCAGGGCGAGGGCGACGAGCGGCTGGACCGTGGGATCGACGTCGGCGGCGGTGAGCCCGCCCTCGTACGCCAGCCACACCCCGAGCGCCTCGTCCCGCCCGGCCAGCGTCACCGCCCGCGCCCGGCCGAGATCGGCACGGCGGCCGAGCTGATGGTCGATCTCGGCGTCCGCCATCGCGAGCAGCCGGTCGACCAGCCCGGACGGCAACGCCGGATTGGCGGCGAGCCCACAGAGAAGATGATGCACGGAGGGCATCCTGCACGGGGCCCCCGCCCCACGGCACATGGTTTTCGACGGACGGCGGAGGCTGGAGCGGCGCGTCCGGTCAGCGGCGGCGGGTGTCGTCCGCCTGGGTGGCCGCTCGTTCCGCGTTGCGCTTCTTGACGCGGGCGCCTTCCTTGCGGACCTCGGCCTGGGTGGCGCGCTCCTTGCGCAGCCACTCGGGGCTTTCCTGCTTCAGGGACTCGATCTGCTCGGTGGTAAGGGCCTCGGTGACTCCGCCGCGGGCGAGCCCCGCGATGGAGACGCCCAACTTCTCGGCGACCACGGGACGGGGGTGCGGGCCGTTGCGGCGCAGCTCCTCCAGCCAGGCCGGCGGGTCCGTCTGGAGCGCGGTCAGCTCGGCGCGCGAGACGACGCCCTCCTGGAACTCCGCGGGGGTGGCCTGGAGATACACACCCAGCTTCTTCGCCGCGGTGGCGGGCTTCATGGTCTGGGTGGTCTGGTGCGACGTCATGGGGTCAAGGGTATCGACCGTGTGCGCGACCGCCGACCACGACCGCCGACCACGACCGGCCCCGCGCCCATTAGCCTGGTCACGTGACAGGCTCGGAAGCATCCCCCTCATCTCCCGCATCCCCCGCATCCCCTTCGTTCCGGCTCGCGTACGTCCCGGGAGTGACGCCCACCAAGTGGGTGCGGATCTGGAACGAGCGGTTGCCCGACATCCCCCTGACCCTCCTCCAGGTGACGGCCGGCGAGGCGTTCGGCGTGCTGCGGGACGGCGGCGCCGACGCCGGCTTCGTACGGCTGCCGGTGGACGACACCGACCTCAGCGCGATCCCCCTCTACACCGAGACCACGGTGGTCGTGATCCCCAAGGACCATGTCGTCGCGGCGGTGGACGAGGTGACCACCGAGGACCTCGCGGACGAGGTGGTCCTGCACCCCCTGGACGACACCCTCGACTGGGAGCGCCCACCGGGAGAGCCGGCGTTCGAGCGCCCCGCCACCACGGCCGACGCGATCGAGCTGGTGGCGGCCGGGATCGGGCTCCTGCTCGTCCCCCAGTCGCTCGCCCGTCTGCACCACCGCAAGGACCTCACCTACCGCCCGGTCACGGACGCCCCCGAGTCCCGCGTCGCCCTCTCCTGGCCCCAGGACGCGACCACCGACCTGGTCGAGGACTTCATCGGCATCGTCCGGGGCCGCACGGTCAACAGCTCCCGGGGCCGCGCGAAGCCCCCGGAGGAGAAGCAGCCCCCGAAGGCCAAACGCCCGGCCGCGCCCCGACGCCAGCCCACGACGGCCCGGGGCCAGCGCAACGCGAAGAGCGGCGGCAGGCCCGGAAAGCCCCGCCGCCGCTCGTAGGTGAGGCGCGCCCCTTGGATGGGCCGCAGGTCCGACAAGGGGCGCGGGGCTGTGTCACCATGCGGCTCCGCCGCGTGGGCGCGACCAGCCCCCACCCACCCGCACCCGGCTCACAGAGCCCAGGCCGCTCCCCCCGTCACCGCTCCTTGATCCTCAAGAACGTCACAGAGTTCGCCGGAAACGTATAGCTGAACTCCTCGGCCACCCCACTGAACGTGGACTTCACCGGCGCCACCGGCGTAGCCGTCTCCGTGTTCACCGCGTCCGGCGCCGCCGCCAGCGTGGTCACCCGCGCCGTCGAACGCACCTGCGCACCCCCCAGATCGATCGCCGCCCGCGCGGCGACCCCCTGCGCGTTGACGACCTTGACGATCAGGTCACCGGTCTCCGCGTCCCGGGTCACCACCTGCCGGAACGGCTCCGCCGGCTTGTCGTCGGTGAAGGAGCCCCACTCCTTGCCGTCGAGCAGCAGGGTCACCTGCCGCCCCCGCACCTTGACCTCGACGTCGTACGTACGGCCCGTCTCGATCGTGCCCGGCTTGGAGATCAGCGAGGACTTGCCGCCGTCGACGGCCTGCTCGACCGCGCTGGTGGTGTTGTTCCAGCCGCCGAGGTTCCACCAGTAGTAGTTGCCGGTGTCCTTGACGCCGAAGGCGACGAGGAAGCCCTCCTTGCCCGCCTTCTTGGTGGCCCTCACCTTCAGGTCGTAGTCGTGCCAGGCGGTGTCACCGGCGGAGACCATGGTGTTCTCGGCGGCCACGTCGGTCTGCACGTACTGCCCGTCCTGGACGGTCCAGCTGCCCCTGCCGGTGTGGGTCCACTGCGAGGCGTCCCCGCCGAAGTCGTCGGTGAGCAGGGAGGTGCCGTCGGCCGAGGTCACCGACACATCGTCGTACGCCGCCGTCGTCGCCCAGGTGGACAGGCCCACCGCTCCGGTGATCGGGCCGGTCAGCGCGGGCGTCCCGGTGGCCGTGGACGGGACCACGCGGTCGCCGACGTTGGTCATGAAGAGCTTCTGGGTCTCGTAGTTGGCGGAGTTCCAGGAGGCGTGGTTGTTGAACCAGATCATGTCGGGGCTCCACTGCACATAGTCCTCGTTGGCGAGGAGCGGTGCGTAGGAGGCGAGTTTCACGATGTCGGCGTTGCGCTCCAGGCCGGTCATGAACGCGGCTTCGGAGAGGGCGTTCTTGAAGGCGTTGCCCTGGGAGGCGTACTCGCCGAGGAAGACCTTCGGGCCGCCGCGGTCGTAGGAGTCGTAGCGGTCGTTGTTCTGGAGGAACCACTGCGGGCTGTTGTAGTAGTGCTCGTCGACCATGTCGACGTGTCCCTCGCGGTTCAGTTTCCAGGCGGCGTCGAAGGTGGTGCCCGTGTCGTCGGGGCCGGAGTTCGAGATCACCGTGATGTCGGGGTACTTCGCCTCGATGGCGGCCCGGAACTTCTGGAAGCGGGCGAAGAACTCGTTCGGCAGGTTCTCCTCGTTGCCGACGCCGAGGTGGGTGAGGTGGAAGGGCTTCGGGTGGCCCATCTCGGCCCGCTTCTTCCCCCACTCGCTGGTCACGGGGCCGTTGGCGAACTCGATGAGGTCCAGGGTGTCCTGGATGTGCCGCTGGAGGAGGGCCTCGTCGTCGGTGGCCCGGTTCTGGCCGCAGCCGGTGACGAGAGCGGGCACCACGGGCAGCGGCATCGCGCCGATGTCCTCGGAGAACTGGAAGTACTCGTAGTAGCCGAGGCCGTAACTCTGGTTGTAGCCCCAGAAGTTGGCGTTGGTGGCGCGCTGCTCGACCGGGCCGATGGTGTCCTTCCACTGGTACGCGCGCTTGCGCTCCCAGTTCGAGGCCTCGCTGTAGTCCTGCATGGAGCCGGTGTTGACGAGGCAGCCGCCGGGGAAGCGGACGAAGCCCGGCTCGAGGGCGGCGATCTTCTCGGCGAGGTCCTCGCGCAGGCCGTTCTTGTGGCCCTTGTAGGTGTCGCGCGGGAAGAGGGACACCTCGTCGACGGCGGCGGCTCCGGCGGCGGTGACGGTGAGACGGCCGTGCGAGCTGGTCCGGGTGGCCCTGAAGGAGACCTTGTGCTTGGCCCAGCCGTTCTTCACGGTCACCTCGCGAGCCTCGGCGAGCGTGCCGTCGGCGTCCTGGAGGGTCACTGTCAGCGCCGTACGGCTGTCGGCGCGGGCCCACACGGAGAAGTTGTACCTCTCGCCCTCCTCGACGTGGACGCCCGTGTTGTAGCCGGCGTTGGTGACGGACGAACCGGCGCCCAGGGAGAGGTAGTTGCGGTTGCGTTCGTTGAGTCGGCCGGCGTCGTTCACGACCTGTGCGGTGCCGTCGACGGTCCAGGAGGTGAGGGGGGTGTAGGCGCTGTTGTCGGCGGTCGAGTACTCGAAGGACCGGTTCTGCACCAGCTCGGCGTAGAGCCCGCCGTCGGCGGCCCGGTTGATGTCCTCGAAGAAGACGCCGTACATGGTGTCGTCGATCTGCGCGCCGTCGGCGGACGGGTCGACGGTGATCGCGTAGTCGGTGACGTCCTCGGCGTGCGCGGGCGCCGGGACGGAGGCGGCGGCCACCAGGAAGGCGGTGGCGGTGAGGCCGAGTCTCCAACGGGTGCGGGTGCTGCGTGACATGGATACTCCGCGGCTCGGGGTGGGGGTCAAGGAGTGACAGGAGCTGTTCGAAATGTCAGACGATGATCAGCACTTCGAACGGCAAGATAGGGAGGTGACCGAGACAGCGTCAACGGGTCGCACAGCACCGAAAGTGTCGGACGTAAGTGTCGGGCGTAGTCGGAAGTGGTCGGAAGTGAAGGACGGATGAGCGGTTTCCTGCCAGTTCCCGATGTGCTGGCCCATCTCTCCGGGCATTGGCGGGTCCTGCGGTCCGTGCGGGATCTCGCGAGCGGGGCCGAGGGGGAGTTCACGGGGACGACCGTTTTCAGCCCGCTGGACGGAGGCGGTCTCCCGCACCGGGAGAGCGGGACATTCGTCTGGCAGGGCGTCCCGCGCCCCGCCGAACGCACCCTGCGCTTCCTGCCGGGCCCCGCCCCCGGCACGGCGGACGTCCGTTTCGCCGACGACCGCCCCTTCCACGACCTGGACCTGACCACCGGCCACTGGCGCACGGACCACCCCTGCGTGGCCGACCTCTACCGGGGCGAGTTCGAGGTCCACGACGAGAACCACTGGCGGACGACCTGGCAGGTCGGCGGCCCCACGAAGGACCTGCTCCTGATCACCGACCACACCCGCGAGCCCCCTCACCGGGGCCCTAGCTCGCGGCGCCCAGCCGCAGGTTCCAGCGGCCCGCGTGGCCCGCGACCGTGACGGTCGACAGGGGGCGGATGTCCATGTTCCAGTACGACGACGGCGGCGCCTTCAGCGCGTAGACCAGGGCGGCGCGCAGTACGGACGGCTCGGCGACGGCGACGACACGGCCGCCCTCGCCCACGGGTCGGGTTTCGAGCCAGCCGCCTATGCGGGAGATGAACCCGATCAGCGACTCGCCGCCGTGCGGGGTGGCGTGCGGGTCGGCGAGCCAGGCGTCCACGGCCGACGGCTCCCGGGCCATGGCCTCGCCGAGCGTGAAGCCGCGCCAGCGGCCCATGTCGCAGTCCCGCAGCGCGGGCTGGGCCAGCGGCGCGTAGCCGAGGGCGTCGCCGGTGGCCCGGGAGCGGGGCGTGGGTGAGCAGTAGCGCAGCTCGGCCGCCGCCAGCGGCACCAGTTCATGGGCGGCGCGCTGCACCTCGTCCCAGCCGGCCTGGTCCAGCGGCCGGTCGTCCTCGAAACGCTCCGCGAGCAGCGAGGAGCAGCGCGCGGCGGCGACGAACGTGACCCGAAGAGGCATGCGGCGATGGTGGAACGGGGTACCGCGCAGGTCAAGAGGCGTTACTCAGGAGTTACCCGGGGTATCCGGCCCCTCACTCCAGCAGCAGCGCCATCCACTGGTCGGGCTTGGCGAGCGGTTCGAACCCGAGCTTGGCGTAGACACCGTGCGCGTCGTGCGTGGCCAGCAGGACGCGCCGGAGCCCGTACGACCGCAGCCGCTCGCACACACCCGCGACCAGCGCGGTGCCGAGCCCCTTCCCCCGCGCCTCGGGGGCCACGTACACATCGCAGAGCCAGGCGAACGTGGCCCGGTCGGTCACCACCCGCGCGTACGCCACCTGTTCCCCCGAACCCACCTCGTACACCCCGTAGTTGAGCGACCCCCGGATCGCGTGCTCCTGCTTCTCCCGGGGGCGGCCGAGGGCCCAGTACGCGTCGGTGGACAGCCAGTGGTGGACCCGTCCGACGTCGATGCGGCCGGGGTCGTCGGACAGCTCGTAGCCTTCGGGGAGGCCTTGGTTCGACTCGTCGCTCATGGCTGGACGTTCGCAGGTCACGGGCCCGCTGTCGAACCGTTTACGGCCTCCTTCAGCCGCCGTACGCCCTCCACGATCTCCCCCGCCCCCGCGACCCCGGCGAAGCTCAACCGCAGGTGCCCGGCCGGGGGTTCGGCACTGAAGTAGGGGCGGCCGGGGGTGACGGCCACGCCCGCGCGGAGGGCGGCGGCCACCAGGCCCGGTTCGTCCGTGCCGTCCGGGAGGCGCAGCCACAGGTGGTAGCCGCCGGAGGGGATGTGCGGCAGGGCGAGTTCGGGGAGGCGGACACCCAGCTCGGACGTCAGGGTGTTCCGGCGGTTCTTCAACTCCCGTGACACCGAACGGAGATGGCGGGGCCAGGCGGGCGAGCCGACGAGTTCGAGGGCGGCCTCCTGAAGGGGGCGCGGTACGAAGAAGGTGTCGACGACCTGGATGGCGCGCAGCCGTTCCAGGACCGGGCCCCGGGCGGCCAGGGCGCCCACCCGGAAGCTGGGCGAGGTCGCCTTGGTCAGCGAGGACACATGCACGACCACACCGTCGGGATCGTCGGCCGCCAGGGGCCGGGGCAGCGGCCCCGCGTCCTCGTGCGCGAGCCGGCGGACGAAGTCGTCCTCCACGACGAAGGCGCCCGCCTCCCGGGCGATCCGCAGCACCTCGCCCCTGCGGTCGGCCGACAGGACGGCGCCGGTGGGGTTCTGGAACAGCGGCTGGCAGACGAGGACGCGGGCGCCGGAGGCCTTGAACGCGTCGGCGAGCAGGGCGGGCCGGACCCCGTCCGCGTCCATGGGCACCGGAACGGGCCGCAGCCCGGCCGCCCGCGCGATCGCCAGCATGCCCGGATAGGTGGGCGACTCCACCAGCACGGGCGCCCCGGGCGGGGCGAGCGCGCGCAGGGCGGTGGTCAGCGCGGACTGGCCGCCCGCCGCGACGATCACCTCGGCCGCGGTGATCGCCCCGCCGATGCTCCGCGCGAACCACTCGCGCAGTTCCGGCACGCCCTCGACCGGCGGTCTCGCCCACACCCCGGGCCGCCGCCCGGCCCTCGACAGGGCCGCGCCCATGGCCTGCTCCGGCTGGAGCGCCGGATGCAGATAGCCGCCGTTGAACTCGATCACCCCGGGCGGCGGAGAGGCCAGCGAGACCAGCACCCCGGAGGCGTCGACCGTGCGGGGCGACGGCTCGGCACCGCCGTCGGCGCTCAGCGCGACCTCCTGCCAGGAGGTGTCCCCGACGGCCGCGGCCCCGCTCGCGCGCGGCCGGGCCCGGAAGGCGCCCGCGCCCGGCCGGGTCACCACGAGCCCCTCGGCGGCCAGTTGCGCCAAGGCCCGGGAGACGGTCACCGGGCTCACCCGGAACCGCTGGACGAGCGCCCGGCTCGACGGCAGCTTTCCCTCGGGTGAGTAGCGGTCCAGCTCCTTCCGCAGCTGTTCCACCAGTTCCGCGACACTGCTACGCTCGTGCATGAGAGCAGAGAGTAGCGCTATCGCCCACGATTCAGTAGCGGTGGGCAGCGGCCCGGAAAGCACCGAGCCGCGCCGGGCGGCCCCGGACACCGGCCACCACCGCCCGCGCCTCCGCAGCGGCGGCACCCTTCAGGCGGCCCTCGGTGTCACCGCGTTCTCCCTCACCTTCCCGGCCACCGCCTGGGGCCTGGAAGGCTTCGGCCCCTGGTCCCTGGTCGCCGTGCGGAGTGTGCTCGCGGCGGTCATCGCGGGGAGCTGTCTGCTGGCGCTGCGCGTACGTGTGCCCGGCCGTCGGCACTGGGCGGGGCTCGCGGTCGTGGCCGCCGGAGTGGTCGTCGGCTTCCCGCTGCTCACCACGCTCGCCCTGCGGACCTCGACCACCGCGCACGCCGCCGTCGTGGTCGGTCTGCTGCCGCTGACGACCGCCCTGTTCTCGGCGCTGCGCATGGGCACCCGCCCCTCGCGCACCTTCTGGGCCGCCGCCCTCGCCGGGGCCGCCGCCGTCCTCGTGTTCACCGTGGCCCAGAGCGGCGGGGCCCTCACCGCGGCCGACCTCTATCTCTTCGGCGCCCTGCTGGTGTGCGCGGCCGGCTACACCGAGGGCGGCCGGCTGGCCCGGCTGATGCCCGGCTGGCAGGTCATCGGCTGGGCGCTGGTGCTCTGTCTGCCGCTGACCGTGCCGGGCGCGCTGCTGGCCCTGTCGTACGAGCCGGTCGAGCTGACCGCGCACGGTGTGGCCGGGCTGCTCTGGGTGGCGGCCGGGTCCCAGTTCCTGGGGCTGGTCGTCTGGTACCGGGGCATGGCGGCGATCGGCATACCGAAGGCCAGCCAGTTGCAGCTGGCGCAGCCGCTGCTCACACTGGTGTGGTCGGTGCTGCTCCTCGGTGAGCAGCTCACCCCGGCCGCGCCCCTGACGGCCGTCGCCGTGCTGGTCTGTATCGCGGTCACCCAGCGCTCCTCCGCCTGAGGGCGCCGGAGAACCCGTACGCACACCGGCCCATCCGGCGCCGCCCGCAATAGACTGCGGTCACGGACCGCCACTCCCGTGCGAGACGAGGAGGCCCCCGATGCAGGCAGCTGTAGGCGACACCCTGCTGGTGCACGGCAGGACCGTCGGGCACCACGACCGGACCGCGCAGGTCCTGGAGGTGCTCGGCCAGAACGGGAACCCGCCCTACCGGGTCAGGTTCGAGGACGACGGACACGAGGCGCTGATGTCCCCCGGCCCGGACACGGTCGTCCGGCACCCCGGGGACCCGAGGTAACCACCCCGCCTCCGGCACTCAGCGCGGTGGCTCCGCCGACCGCTGATAGTGGTCGGCGACCACCCGCGCCATCGCACCGATCTTGTCGATCCCGACCTCCTTGGCCGAGAAGAAGACATGCCCGCGCGCCTCGGGGAAGTCGCGGGCCAGTGTGAGATGCGCCGACAGTTCGGCCGGGTTCTGCCAGGCCGCGGGCTGGGCCGGGTCGCCGGCCTTGTACAGGGCCTCCCCGATGTACAGCCGGGTCCCGGTGTCCCGGGCGGTCTCCGCCCACCAGGGCAGCAGCTTCGCGTAGTCGGCGGCGGCGAAGCCGATGTTCCAGTACAGCTGCGGGCAGAAGTCCTGACACCGCGTCAATCTCGGTCATGTCCCCTGTAGTGGTGTAACCGTGTCGGGTGCTGTGGCCGGATGCGGTCAGGGGGGCAAGGCTTCGAACAGCCTCCTGGCATGCTGTCCGGCCCGGGGCTGGTTCCTCACCGGATGTTCCGTCACCCGTTCCGGATGCAGGACACAGGGGGCGGGCCAGTAGTCCTCCCGCTCGCAATATTCACCTCTGATTCCGCGAATGAAGCGCCGAATGGGCCTGCCGGAGGGAGGATCTGGCTGGGGTTTTCCTTCTTGATCACCTGACGCCCAGTCGAAGTTGACAGTGCCACAACTTCGGCTCGCTGTTGGGCAGCTGCTTGTCGAAGACTTCCTTGCCGGCCGGTGTGAGCCCGTGGCCGTGGTGGGCGCTCTTCCTCGGACTCAATGATCATGAAACCGGACGTTACGCCACTTCGCCGAAGCCCTGCGCCACGACGGACGGCTTCTACTAACCTCGATCGTCAGCGGGGTTCGGTGGCTGACTCGCTTGGCAGTTCGCCCGTAATGTCCTCGGGCCGTTCGAGGTGGGCCGTCGCGTGACGCTGCGGGTGCGCCGGGCTCCACGGGCCCGGAGTGCTGCCGGTCTTCTCCTTCCTGGTCCTTGTCGCGGCAGTACCCGGCTGTCAGGTGACAGTTGGGAGGGTGGTGAGCCGCTGCCAGCAGGTGGTGAACGCTTTTGCCCAGGGCCAGGTCGCGTCGATACGCAGCCATCGGCGTCGGGCGTGGTCGGCGAGGCGGGCAGGCAGGCAGGTGATAGAGGCGGAAGCGCATGGTCTTGGGCTCGGCGTCGGTCAGGCCCTCGACGTCGTGCAGGGTCAGCAGCCGCACCCAGGCGTCGAGATCACTGGCGAGGTTCGCGGCGAGCATCCAGCCACGGTTCACTTCCCAGGAGGCGGAGGGCAAGTTGTCCAGCCCCGTCGCCTTGTTGGTGCGGACCCGGTCCTCGACGCCGGCGTGTGAGCGGTGCAGCACGTCCAGGAACTGGCTGTGGCCCGAGCCGGCGATACCCCACATGTGCCGGATATTGGTGGCGGAGATGCAGTACCGCCAGCCGGTCTTCTTCTCGAGGACGGTCAGTTTCTTCAGGTGCCGCCGGGTGGGTCTGACGCGGCGCACCTCGCCGGGAACCCGGTGGGCGCGGCAAGAAGATGCCCGGTATCGCGGCCCGTCTCAGCCGGCGAGGAGTTCGGCGACCTCCCGGCGGATGTAGGGCAGGTCCGTGTAGAGCGTGCCTGGGCATTCGGTGCTCGCCCAGTCGCGGTGCCCGCCGATGGCCGGCACGGTGCGCACCACATTGCTGACGGGATTGCGGTAGACCACGTCGGCCAGCGGGTCCACCCCGTGACGGCCCGCGAGTTCGGCCAGCAGCCGGGCC of Streptomyces phaeolivaceus contains these proteins:
- a CDS encoding transposase, whose amino-acid sequence is MRRVRPTRRHLKKLTVLEKKTGWRYCISATNIRHMWGIAGSGHSQFLDVLHRSHAGVEDRVRTNKATGLDNLPSASWEVNRGWMLAANLASDLDAWVRLLTLHDVEGLTDAEPKTMRFRLYHLPACPPRRPRPTPMAAYRRDLALGKSVHHLLAAAHHPPNCHLTAGYCRDKDQEGEDRQHSGPVEPGAPAASRDGPPRTARGHYGRTAKRVSHRTPLTIEVSRSRPSWRRASAKWRNVRFHDH